The genomic stretch TGAAGGCAAGTTCAATGGCGAACTCAACGTAAAGGACCTTCTTTCCCTAAAATCGTCTGCATATATTGAAGGCACTGTAAGTGTATCAAAATTGGCCGTGGAACCTGGAGCAACGTTTAATGCCGCCTGTACCATGGGCAAAGGAGCTGCAACTGCTGCCACTAAAATGCAGTCAACCACTAAGAATGAGCCAGCAAAAGCCTCCTAAAAAATATAAAAAAACAATCAATACAGCCGCCCGTTTGTCTGGTTCCGCCATTCAAATGGGCGCTACTATTTATCTGGGAAACTTGTTGGGTTCTTGGGTAGAAACTAAGTACGAGTTTTCATTTGCTGAAGAACTGATTACTTTTGTCGCGATAATCATGGCCATGTATATTTTGATAAAACAGGCGATTCAATTGGGCAAATGAGAGGAAAAGGTCTTTTGCAGACAGGTGTTTTTACGCTGTCGTTTTTAATGGTTTACCTGGTGCATGCATATTTAATCGGCTGCCCTTACCTTTCCAAAGACTGTATGCTGCTCAAACCATACCTTTTTTTACTGTCTTTTGTGTTGGTACTGATATTGGTTTTCCATTTCTTGGCTCAAATCAAAAAATTGAAGGACCAATTGGGGTTCATATATTTGGCGACATTGGTGTTGAAATTGCTGCTTTTCGTCGCAGTTTTTCAGAATTATTTTTTTGGTGACATCGCTGAAGCCGAGATAAATAAAGGCCATTTTCTGATACCGGTATTTTTGGGTTTGGGCTGTGAGGTATTCTTTTTGAGTCAACTTTTGAAAAGAATGGAATGAAATCTCGAAAAAAAATTATTTTTTGACATTTTAATACTACCTTTGCGCGGAATTTGACGAACGGATAATTTCTTTAATTGCAATGCGGGTATTCAAAAGATCCATTGATTTAGCAGCCACACTGTTTATATTGTTGTTTTCCATTGGGGTTAGCGCAAACTCCTCCTCCGACGAAGAAAAAGAGGGTGCGGTAAATACCCAAGAAGAGGTTGAGAGCTACATCCTACACCACATCAAAGATTCTCACGATTTTCATCTTTTTTCCTATACAAACTCAGAGGGAGAGCGCAAGCATGTTGGGTTTCCGCTGCCTGTAATCGTATGGTCCAGCGAAGGCCTTGTTACCTTTATGTCCTCAAGATTTCACCATGATGATTCAGGTCATCACATTGTTGAGGCAGGAGGAACCCGTTTTGTTAAACTACACAGTAAAATTTACGAGTTGGAGCCTGGTGCAGAGGAAATCGCTATGGATGAGGAGCACCATCCGGTCAACGCGCACAAAGTTTTGGATTTTTCCATTACCAAGAGTGTTTTCGGGATGTTGTTGATAGGCATTCTGATGATAATTTGGTTTGGCGGATTGGCCAGACAATACAAAAACAAACAAATCCCAACCGGTTTTGGCCGTATTTTGGAGCCTTTGGTGCTCTATGTTCGAGATGAGATCGCAAAGCCAAATATTGGGCACAAGTATCGTCAGTTCACGGGATACCTTCTGACCGTTTTCTTTTTCATATGGATTTTGAACCTTTTGGGGCTTACCCCTTTTGGTTTCAACGTGACGGGTCAGATTGCAGTAACCGCTGCCTTGGCCATCTTTACATTGGTCATATATACCTTTAAAGGAAACAAAGACTACTGGGAGCATATGCTTTGGATGCCAGGAGTGCCCGTTTTGATTCGTCCTGTTTTGGCCGTGATCGAATTGGCCGGGGCGTTTTTGATCAAGCCGTTCTCATTGTTGGTTCGTTTGTTTGCCAACATCTCGGCGGGTCATATTGTTGTGATGAGCCTTATAGCGATTCTGATAACCATGAAATCGGAATTGACCGTGTTCGGTTCCGGTCTATTGTCGTTTGTTCTTTCATTGTTCATTACATTGATAGAGCTGTTGGTTGCATTTTTGCAAGCATATATATTTACCATGTTGTCCGCGCTGTTTATTGGTATGGCGGTAGCCGAACATGATCATGGACATGATCATGATGAAGAAGTTGATGCAGAGGATGTAAGAGCGGACTTTATTTAAATTGAGTTTATTTTTTAACTATATAAATTGACTTTTATGACAGTTCCAAATTTAGTAGGTGCAGGTTTGATTGTAATCGGTGCTGGTATCGGACTAGGTAAAATTGGTGGTAGTGCAATGGAAGGTATTGCACGTCAACCAGAAGCAACCGGTAAAATTCAGACAGCGATGATTATCATTGCCGCACTATTGGAAGGTTTGGCATTTGGTGCACTTTTCTTAGGAAAGTAATCCAAAAAGCAAAATCATTAAGCTGCCGATGGTAACGGTTGGTTATCTATCGGCAGCCTTTTAAATTTTAATTTAGTTATGGAACAATTATTAAACGATTTTTCTCCAGGCTTGTTTGTAATGCAAACATTGATCATGTTGGTCTTGATTTTCATCATGGCCAAATATGCTTGGAAACCTATAATGAATTCCGTTGAAAAACGTGAAGAAGGCATTAAAGGCGCCCTTGAAGCTGCAGAAGCTGCCAAGAAGGAGATACAGAACGTTACAGCCGACAGCGAAAGACTTTTAAAAGAGGCCAGAGCCGAAAGGGATGTTCTGCTAAAAGAAGCAAGGGATATAAAGGCCAGCATAATCTCCGAAGCCAAAGAACAAGCTCAGGTGGAAGGTGATAAAATGATCAAGCAGGCCCAGGCTACCATCGAAAGCGAAAAGAAAGCCGCTGTTGCCGATATTAAAGCACAAGTGGCCAACCTATCCTTGGAGATTGCCGAAAAAGTAATCAAACAAGAACTGTCCGAGAAAGGCAAACAACAAAAGTTAGTCGAGGATATGTTGGGCGATATTAAACTGAACTAGTAGACCATGAACCAAAACAGGGCAGCCATACGTTACGCAAAAGCAACCTTGGATTTCGCAGTCGAAAAGAAAGCGGCCGATGCCGTGGAAAAGGACATGCGGGAGATAGCTGCGACCATTTCTGAGAGCGTGGAGCTTCAAAATATGTTGGAGAGCCCGATTGTAAGATCAGAGGTAAAAAAGAACAGTTTGTTGGAAATCTTCAATGGGGCCAACGAAATCACCAAAGGCCTTCTTCAAACGTTGATCAGCAACAAGCGAATTGCCATGTTGCAGGAAGTGGCCTTTAAATACATCATCCTTAACGAAAAATTGAAGGGCGAAGAGGTGGCTTATGTTACAACAGCGGTTCCATTGACTTCCGAATTGGAGAAGAAAATTTTGGATACTGTGACCAAGGCGACCGGAAACAAGGTCACTTTGGAGAATAAGATCGATGAGAGCATCATCGGAGGATTTGTGCTTAGGGTAGGAGATACCCAATACGATGCAAGCATCGCAAACAAATTGAACGGATTAAAAAGAGAATTTACAAATAGTCTATAAAAATGGCAGGAGTAAAAGCCGCTGAGGTATCAGCAATTTTGAAAAAACAGTTATCAGGTTACGAAGCATCCGCTTCTTTGGATGAAGTAGGTACCGTATTACAAGTAGGTGATGGTATTGCCCGTGTATATGGACTTTCCAATGCCCAGTACGGGGAGTTGGTAGAGTTCGACGGGGGCATGCAAGGTATCGTTCTTAACTTGGAGGAAGATAACGTAGGTGTTGTATTGTTGGGCCCGTCCAAAGAAGTTGTGGAAGGCGCTACTGTTAAGAGAACCGAGCGTATTGCTTCCATCAACGTTGGTGAGGGAATTGTTGGCCGTGTGGTGGATACCTTGGGTAAACCTATCGATGGTAAAGGACCTGTTTCCGGCGAAACCTACGAGATGCCTTTGGAACGTAAGGCTCCTGGTGTAATTTTTAGACAACCCGTTGACGAACCCATGCAGACAGGTATCAAGGCAATCGATGCCATGATTCCAGTTGGTCGTGGGCAAAGGGAGTTGGTGATCGGTGACAAACAAACAGGTAAGACCACCGTTTGTATCGATACCATCCTAAACCAAAAAGAATTTTATGATGCAGGTGAGCCGGTTTACTGTATCTACGTTGCCGTAGGTCAGAAAGCATCAACGGTTGCCGCCATCGCCAAAACATTGGAAGAAAAAGGAGCTTTGGCCTATACGACCATTGTTGCCGCCAATGCTTCCGACCCTGCCCCGATGCAGGTATATGCTCCATTTGCCGGTGCAGCTATCGGTGAGTTCTTCAGGGATACAGGCCGTCCGGCCTTGATCATCTATGATGACTTGTCCAAACAAGCGGTGGCTTACCGTGAGGTATCCTTGCTTTTAAGAAGACCTCCGGGACGTGAAGCATACCCTGGTGACGTTTTCTTCTTGCACTCAAGATTGTTGGAGCGTGCCGCTAAGGTTATCGGTGATGATGATATCGCAAAAAACATGAACGACCTTCCGGATTCGTTGAAGCCTATGGTAAAAGGTGGAGGCTCCTTGACAGCCCTTCCCATTATCGAAACACAGGCAGGTGACGTTTCCGCATATATCCCTACCAACGTAATTTCCATTACCGATGGTCAGATATTCTTAGAGCAAGACTTGTTCAACCAAGGGGTTCGTCCTGCGATCAACGTGGGTATCTCCGTATCACGTGTGGGAGGTAATGCGCAGATCAAGTCCATGAAGAAAGTGGCGGGTACCTTGAAGTTGGACCAGGCCCAGTTCCGTGAATTGGAAGCTTTTGCCAAGTTCGGTTCCGATTTGGATGCCGCAACCTTGAACGTTATTGAAAAAGGACGTAGAAACGTTGAGATCTTGAAACAAGGTCAGAACGATCCATTTACCGTGGAAGATCAGGTGGCCATCATTTTTGCAGGTTCCAAGAACTTGTTGAGAGATGTTCCTGTGGACAAGGTAAAAGAATTTGAAAAAGATTACTTGGAGTTCTTGAACGCCAAGCACAGAGATGTATTGGACACCCTTAAAGCGGGTAAATTGACCGATGAGGTTACCGATACGTTGACAGCTGTTTGTAAGGAGCTTTCTAGTAAGTACAAAGGTTAAGAGTTCAGAGTGATGAGTTATGGGAAAGCTTGAAACGAGTCCTATAAGAATTAGAAGTTTCGAGTTTGCTTGTAAAATTGTTCATTACTGTGATGATTTAAAGAATAAAAAGGATTTTGAGATAGCCTCTCAATTGATGAAAAGTGGCACCAGTATCGGTGCAAATACTAGGGAAGCGCAAAGAGGGGTTAGCGCAAAAGATTTTAAAAATAAATTTGGGATAGCTCTAAAGGAAGCCGACGAAACAAAGTATTGGCTTGAGATTTTAGAAGCCACTGGTAGAGAAGTCCCTAAAGATTTGATGGATAGATGTGAGGAGTTAATAAGAATCATAGTGGCAATAGTCAAAAACTCTTAACTCATCACTCATAACCCATAATTTAAAACAATGGCAAATCTAAAGGAAATACGTAACAGGATATCATCCATCTCATCAACGATGCAGATTACCAGTGCTATGAAAATGGTATCGGCTGCCAAGTTGAAGAAAGCACAGGATGCTATCACGGCGATGCGTCCCTATTCCGATAAACTGACCGAGCTCTTGCAAGGGCTTAGCGCCAGTTTGGAAGGAGACGGAGGAAGTGAGTATGCCGACAATAGGCCCGTAAACAAAGTTTTGGTGGTTGCCATTACTTCCAACAGGGGACTTTGTGGTGGATTCAATTCCAACATCATTAAGCAGAGCAACAATTTGGTGTCCAGCAAATATCCGGGCAAACAAGTTGATTTCTACACCATTGGTAAGAAGGGAAACGACATTCTTCGCAAAAGGCACACGATTCTTGGGGATCAAAGTATGGTGTATGATGATTTGACCTTTGACAACGTTGCCGAAATCGCCGAATTGTTGATGCGTTTGTTCACCAAAGGCGATTATGATAAAATCGAGTTGGTGTACAACAAGTTCAAGAATGCCGCTACACAGATTGTAATGACCGAACAGTTCTTGCCCATTGTTGGTGCAGAAGGTGACGAAGCCATTGCAGCGGATTACATTTTTGAACCATCCAAAGTAGAGATCGTAAAAGAATTGATTCCAAAATCCTTGAAAACACAGTTGTTCAAGGCGATCAGGGATTCTTTTGCCAGTGAGCACGGTGCCCGTATGACCGCCATGCACAAAGCAACGGACAATGCCGCTGAGCTTCGAAACGAATTAAAGTTGACGTACAACAAAGCCCGTCAGGCTGCCATTACTAACGAAATCCTCGAGATTGTTGGTGGAGCGGAAGCGTTGAACAATTAGTGCGATTACACAATATTGAAAAAGGCCACCGATCAGGTGGCCTTTTTGTTTTGAGCTTTTTGGCCCATTTTTCATGGCGATTTACTCGTAAATTATGGAAAAACCCCAGTTTTTTTAAGGTTTTCGTCCAATCCATTGTCAAAAAAAGTTGTTAGTTTAGCGGGAACACTACCCCCTTACTTGTACAGCGTAGCAAAATATATGCGCAACAGAGACTGCGTATATCCGTATGTTGTGTGTTTTCAAAGATTCCCCAAGTCTTATTAATTCTTAAAACTTGACAAGTAATGAAACTACTGAAGAAACTACTCCCCGTAATGCTATTGGCCCTTTTGGCCTGGAACTGCGAAAAAGAAGAGACCAACTACCTAGAACCAATCCAAGTAACGGAAGACAGTGTGCAGCTAAAGGCATTGACCATTGATGAGCTGCCCGATTTTTCAAGTTCCATAGCACAGCAGACCTCCAAGGTGGGCTGGGCCTCCAAAAGCGATGGTTCGGACGTGGTGCTGGACGGCAGCCGCGTGCTGGCCGTGACCGACTCCGTGGGGAATACCACCTATTCCCTTCGGATGTACGTTGCGGATACGCCCCATAATGTATTTTACAACGTGGTGGCCAAGCAGACCCACGAAGGGGTA from Flagellimonas oceani encodes the following:
- a CDS encoding F0F1 ATP synthase subunit B: MEQLLNDFSPGLFVMQTLIMLVLIFIMAKYAWKPIMNSVEKREEGIKGALEAAEAAKKEIQNVTADSERLLKEARAERDVLLKEARDIKASIISEAKEQAQVEGDKMIKQAQATIESEKKAAVADIKAQVANLSLEIAEKVIKQELSEKGKQQKLVEDMLGDIKLN
- a CDS encoding DUF6168 family protein, translating into MVYLVHAYLIGCPYLSKDCMLLKPYLFLLSFVLVLILVFHFLAQIKKLKDQLGFIYLATLVLKLLLFVAVFQNYFFGDIAEAEINKGHFLIPVFLGLGCEVFFLSQLLKRME
- a CDS encoding AtpZ/AtpI family protein, encoding MSQQKPPKKYKKTINTAARLSGSAIQMGATIYLGNLLGSWVETKYEFSFAEELITFVAIIMAMYILIKQAIQLGK
- the atpB gene encoding F0F1 ATP synthase subunit A, with protein sequence MRVFKRSIDLAATLFILLFSIGVSANSSSDEEKEGAVNTQEEVESYILHHIKDSHDFHLFSYTNSEGERKHVGFPLPVIVWSSEGLVTFMSSRFHHDDSGHHIVEAGGTRFVKLHSKIYELEPGAEEIAMDEEHHPVNAHKVLDFSITKSVFGMLLIGILMIIWFGGLARQYKNKQIPTGFGRILEPLVLYVRDEIAKPNIGHKYRQFTGYLLTVFFFIWILNLLGLTPFGFNVTGQIAVTAALAIFTLVIYTFKGNKDYWEHMLWMPGVPVLIRPVLAVIELAGAFLIKPFSLLVRLFANISAGHIVVMSLIAILITMKSELTVFGSGLLSFVLSLFITLIELLVAFLQAYIFTMLSALFIGMAVAEHDHGHDHDEEVDAEDVRADFI
- the atpA gene encoding F0F1 ATP synthase subunit alpha, whose protein sequence is MAGVKAAEVSAILKKQLSGYEASASLDEVGTVLQVGDGIARVYGLSNAQYGELVEFDGGMQGIVLNLEEDNVGVVLLGPSKEVVEGATVKRTERIASINVGEGIVGRVVDTLGKPIDGKGPVSGETYEMPLERKAPGVIFRQPVDEPMQTGIKAIDAMIPVGRGQRELVIGDKQTGKTTVCIDTILNQKEFYDAGEPVYCIYVAVGQKASTVAAIAKTLEEKGALAYTTIVAANASDPAPMQVYAPFAGAAIGEFFRDTGRPALIIYDDLSKQAVAYREVSLLLRRPPGREAYPGDVFFLHSRLLERAAKVIGDDDIAKNMNDLPDSLKPMVKGGGSLTALPIIETQAGDVSAYIPTNVISITDGQIFLEQDLFNQGVRPAINVGISVSRVGGNAQIKSMKKVAGTLKLDQAQFRELEAFAKFGSDLDAATLNVIEKGRRNVEILKQGQNDPFTVEDQVAIIFAGSKNLLRDVPVDKVKEFEKDYLEFLNAKHRDVLDTLKAGKLTDEVTDTLTAVCKELSSKYKG
- the atpE gene encoding ATP synthase F0 subunit C, which translates into the protein MTVPNLVGAGLIVIGAGIGLGKIGGSAMEGIARQPEATGKIQTAMIIIAALLEGLAFGALFLGK
- the atpG gene encoding ATP synthase F1 subunit gamma, with translation MANLKEIRNRISSISSTMQITSAMKMVSAAKLKKAQDAITAMRPYSDKLTELLQGLSASLEGDGGSEYADNRPVNKVLVVAITSNRGLCGGFNSNIIKQSNNLVSSKYPGKQVDFYTIGKKGNDILRKRHTILGDQSMVYDDLTFDNVAEIAELLMRLFTKGDYDKIELVYNKFKNAATQIVMTEQFLPIVGAEGDEAIAADYIFEPSKVEIVKELIPKSLKTQLFKAIRDSFASEHGARMTAMHKATDNAAELRNELKLTYNKARQAAITNEILEIVGGAEALNN
- a CDS encoding four helix bundle protein, whose protein sequence is MGKLETSPIRIRSFEFACKIVHYCDDLKNKKDFEIASQLMKSGTSIGANTREAQRGVSAKDFKNKFGIALKEADETKYWLEILEATGREVPKDLMDRCEELIRIIVAIVKNS
- the atpH gene encoding ATP synthase F1 subunit delta, whose protein sequence is MNQNRAAIRYAKATLDFAVEKKAADAVEKDMREIAATISESVELQNMLESPIVRSEVKKNSLLEIFNGANEITKGLLQTLISNKRIAMLQEVAFKYIILNEKLKGEEVAYVTTAVPLTSELEKKILDTVTKATGNKVTLENKIDESIIGGFVLRVGDTQYDASIANKLNGLKREFTNSL